One genomic segment of Cellulophaga sp. HaHaR_3_176 includes these proteins:
- a CDS encoding MerR family transcriptional regulator codes for MNNVKKNFSIRDLENLSGIKAHTIRIWEKRYNLLEPERTNTNIRNYSLTSLQKLLNITLLYHNGYKISKIAKIAETEIPAIVKDVVSKNSVKSNAINAFKMAMINFDTTLFLNTYNSLLHKNSFKDIFNTVFLPLLNELGLLWQTNTISPSHEHFITNLIKQKIVINTELLQVKQPSKTDKTFVLFLPENEIHDIGLLYLNFEIILKGYKTIYLGQTVPIASLKDLLAYSTNTHFLSYFTVEPNKTKIRKYIDDFNEILGEEDDYSLWIIGHQAQYLEVQEIPKTVKRFNSIEKLINELD; via the coding sequence ATGAACAACGTAAAGAAGAATTTTAGCATCAGAGATCTAGAGAACCTATCTGGAATAAAAGCTCATACGATACGTATTTGGGAGAAAAGATATAATTTATTAGAACCCGAAAGAACAAATACTAATATCAGAAATTACAGTTTAACCAGTTTACAAAAACTACTAAACATAACCTTACTTTATCATAATGGTTATAAAATATCTAAAATTGCAAAAATTGCAGAAACTGAAATACCTGCAATTGTAAAAGATGTTGTTTCAAAAAATAGTGTAAAAAGTAATGCAATCAATGCTTTTAAAATGGCTATGATAAACTTTGACACTACTCTATTTTTAAATACGTATAACAGTTTATTACATAAAAACTCTTTTAAAGATATCTTTAACACAGTATTCCTTCCTTTATTGAATGAGTTAGGTCTATTATGGCAAACAAATACAATTAGCCCTTCACACGAACATTTTATAACAAACTTAATAAAGCAAAAAATAGTTATAAATACAGAGTTGTTACAAGTTAAACAACCTAGCAAAACTGATAAAACATTTGTTTTGTTTTTGCCTGAAAATGAAATACACGATATTGGTTTACTATATTTAAACTTTGAAATTATACTTAAAGGCTACAAAACAATTTACTTAGGTCAAACAGTTCCCATAGCTTCTTTAAAAGATTTACTAGCGTACTCTACTAACACACATTTTTTATCTTACTTTACAGTAGAACCTAATAAAACAAAAATTCGTAAGTACATTGACGACTTTAATGAAATACTTGGAGAAGAAGATGATTACAGCTTATGGATTATCGGCCACCAAGCACAATATTTAGAAGTTCAAGAGATTCCAAAAACAGTTAAAAGATTTAACTCAATAGAAAAACTTATTAATGAACTTGACTAA
- a CDS encoding RNA-binding S4 domain-containing protein has translation MRIDKFLWCVRYFKTRNIGTEACKKGHVKLNGANAKPSKDVLPMDKITVRKNQINYELTVLDIPPNRVGAKLVDIYRKDTTPASEFESNELLKYSKDYYRKKGTGRPTKKDRRDIDDYIDDSLDKKKIEE, from the coding sequence ATGCGTATAGATAAATTTCTTTGGTGTGTTAGATATTTTAAAACCCGTAACATAGGTACCGAGGCTTGTAAAAAAGGTCATGTAAAACTAAATGGAGCTAATGCTAAGCCTTCTAAAGATGTTTTGCCTATGGATAAAATTACAGTTCGTAAAAATCAAATTAATTACGAGCTTACCGTTTTAGATATACCACCTAATAGAGTCGGAGCAAAACTTGTCGATATTTACAGAAAAGATACTACCCCAGCTTCTGAATTTGAAAGTAATGAGTTATTAAAGTACTCTAAAGATTATTATAGAAAAAAAGGGACTGGCCGGCCTACTAAAAAAGACAGAAGAGATATTGACGACTATATTGATGATAGTTTAGACAAGAAAAAAATTGAAGAGTAA
- a CDS encoding xylulokinase: MYYIGFDIGSSSIKAALVEIATGKSIGVVQEPEMEMSMLALKNGWAEQNPNDWWEHICKAIEKLKRTYEISKSDIKGIGISYQMHGLVLVDKGGEPLRKSIIWCDSRAVEIGSLAFNEIGEEKCVSHLLNSPANFTASKLKWVKENEPELYAKVYKFMLPGDYIAYKFSNVINTTISGLSEGIFWDFKDDNIASFLLDYYDVDASLIPNIVDTFGLQSTVDKKGAEESGLALNTPIFYRAGDQPNNALSLNVFKPGEVAATGGTSGVVYAVTDSLSGKESTRVNNFAHVNYKKSLPRIGKLLNINGAGIQYRWLLNNLAVDSYEEMNDLASEISIGSDGVCMLPFGNGAERMLNNKDVGTRLLNVNLNNHHKGHLCRAALEGIAFSFVYGMEILKSDGIDVNVIRAGNDNLFRSSIFANTVATLIGYEIEIYNTTGAIGAARAAGLHHGDFNAYGKLIMDNDHVMTFVPFDDKDPYIEAYQNWKKELELILKNKYN; encoded by the coding sequence ATGTATTATATAGGTTTTGATATAGGTAGTTCATCTATTAAAGCAGCTTTAGTAGAAATTGCAACAGGTAAAAGTATAGGTGTCGTTCAGGAGCCAGAAATGGAAATGAGTATGCTTGCTTTAAAAAATGGTTGGGCAGAACAAAATCCAAATGATTGGTGGGAACATATTTGTAAAGCAATTGAAAAGTTGAAGCGCACATATGAAATTTCTAAATCAGATATTAAAGGTATTGGTATATCATATCAAATGCATGGCCTTGTTTTGGTAGATAAAGGAGGAGAACCATTACGTAAAAGTATTATTTGGTGCGATAGTAGAGCTGTAGAAATAGGAAGCCTAGCGTTTAATGAAATAGGAGAAGAAAAATGTGTGTCACATCTTTTAAATTCACCAGCTAATTTTACGGCATCTAAATTAAAATGGGTAAAAGAAAATGAACCAGAGCTTTATGCTAAAGTTTATAAGTTTATGTTGCCTGGAGATTATATTGCGTACAAATTTTCAAATGTAATAAATACTACAATTTCTGGTTTATCAGAAGGTATTTTTTGGGATTTTAAAGATGATAACATAGCTTCTTTTTTATTAGATTATTATGATGTTGACGCATCATTAATCCCAAATATTGTCGACACTTTTGGTTTACAATCTACGGTTGATAAAAAAGGAGCAGAGGAGAGTGGTTTAGCTTTAAATACTCCAATTTTCTACAGAGCAGGAGACCAGCCTAACAATGCACTTTCATTAAATGTATTTAAACCAGGAGAAGTAGCTGCAACAGGTGGTACATCTGGTGTGGTATATGCTGTAACAGATAGTTTGTCAGGTAAAGAAAGTACTCGTGTTAATAATTTTGCACATGTAAATTATAAAAAATCGCTACCTCGCATAGGTAAATTACTAAATATAAATGGAGCAGGTATTCAATATCGTTGGTTATTAAATAACCTGGCAGTAGATTCATACGAAGAGATGAATGATTTAGCGTCTGAAATTTCGATAGGCTCTGATGGGGTTTGTATGTTGCCTTTTGGTAATGGAGCAGAGCGCATGCTTAATAATAAAGATGTAGGTACAAGGTTGTTGAATGTAAACCTAAATAACCATCATAAAGGTCATTTATGTAGAGCAGCTTTAGAGGGTATAGCTTTTTCTTTTGTGTACGGAATGGAAATTTTAAAATCAGATGGTATTGATGTTAATGTAATACGTGCTGGTAACGATAACTTATTTCGATCTAGCATTTTTGCAAATACAGTAGCAACATTAATTGGTTATGAAATAGAAATTTATAATACTACAGGGGCTATAGGCGCGGCAAGAGCAGCAGGTTTGCATCATGGAGATTTTAATGCGTATGGTAAATTAATAATGGATAATGATCATGTAATGACCTTTGTGCCTTTTGACGATAAAGACCCATATATAGAGGCTTATCAAAATTGGAAAAAAGAATTAGAGCTTATTTTAAAAAATAAATATAATTAA
- a CDS encoding DUF5686 family protein, whose protein sequence is MLRIVILFFFASSFLHAKTEVKGVVLDEFGSPVVYANIIFKNSKIGTITNEKGEFSVESDINYKTLIISFIGFKTQEVILKKRLTTNLKIILIEESSALNEVIVRVKPKKALSKKENPAYKILQKIWANKKENGLKLVEAYEYEKYTSVELGLNSLDTTFLKKALKKDYNSLLKKIKSDKAEGKYTLPLYLTETVEKVYGNNILNKEKVDITAERSSGIAEVGFAMERIGNTFNTLDVYQNNMVILTKGFVSPISTEGYNVYHYVLSDSTDLADYKTYTIHFFPKEDGDLLLEGSFTVADLTYALTDINMRTNRDINLNLVRNLYFEKKFKLLNDSIYLPKQDIYEGDFTVFSKNEEEKGLFIKKTINFTDYIIDTPKSNEFYDDQIVKTRANQFKKNKEYWEDNVDRSTEVKNTQGLIKDLKNNSKIKSISGLVNTVSSGYLNLFSNIQLGSLWTTFGNNDIEGYRVRVGFRNFKTKEDRFRTNSFIALGFNDKKLKFGIESKYLLIGDPRIVVGASYMDEYEQMSLKPLQINDLLTDNYGNVALFSRGENFSLTHTKRASANVDVAITKNLHVGISGVHQRASDIEPEKFNIGYLDEKTERILNNATDFSTNFTLVYTPNRNVYGYGVEQRFGENIFSTTIIKFSKGIKGVSESQFDYDKIQFSHNQPIVLGKFGILNASIEAGKTFGTVPLTSLTPVLANQSYSTVVNTFSLLDYYDFVTDTYVTGHFEHHFNGFIFNRIPLMKKLKLRSLGFLRATYGTISDKNKSINRSSIIYNTPNKVYLEYGFGIENIGYGNLRPFRLDFIWRNDFNDVNGVRNPKFGVRIGIQPGF, encoded by the coding sequence ATGTTAAGAATAGTAATTCTGTTTTTTTTTGCGTCTTCATTTCTCCACGCTAAAACAGAAGTTAAAGGAGTTGTATTAGATGAATTTGGCTCACCTGTTGTTTATGCTAATATAATTTTTAAAAACTCTAAAATTGGGACTATAACTAATGAAAAAGGTGAATTTTCAGTAGAATCTGATATTAACTACAAAACTTTAATTATTTCTTTTATCGGATTTAAAACTCAAGAGGTTATTCTAAAAAAAAGATTAACAACCAATTTAAAAATTATTTTAATTGAAGAAAGCAGTGCTTTAAATGAAGTAATTGTTCGAGTAAAACCTAAAAAAGCTCTTTCTAAAAAAGAGAACCCAGCTTATAAAATATTACAAAAAATATGGGCCAATAAAAAGGAGAATGGCCTGAAGCTTGTTGAAGCTTATGAGTACGAAAAATATACATCTGTTGAGCTCGGTCTTAATAGTTTAGATACTACATTTTTAAAAAAAGCACTTAAAAAAGATTACAATTCATTATTAAAAAAAATAAAATCTGATAAGGCAGAAGGTAAATATACTTTGCCATTATACTTAACAGAAACTGTAGAAAAAGTATATGGTAACAATATTTTAAATAAAGAAAAAGTAGATATTACAGCTGAACGAAGTTCTGGTATTGCCGAAGTCGGTTTTGCAATGGAAAGAATAGGTAACACATTTAATACTTTAGATGTATACCAGAACAATATGGTTATACTTACTAAAGGTTTTGTGAGCCCTATTTCAACTGAGGGTTATAACGTTTACCATTACGTACTTAGTGATAGTACTGATTTAGCAGATTACAAAACATATACTATACATTTTTTCCCTAAAGAAGACGGAGATTTACTTTTAGAAGGTAGCTTTACTGTTGCTGATCTAACCTACGCATTAACTGATATTAATATGCGTACGAATAGAGATATAAACTTAAACTTGGTGCGTAATTTATATTTTGAGAAAAAATTTAAACTATTAAACGATAGTATTTACTTACCTAAGCAAGATATTTACGAGGGTGATTTTACTGTTTTTTCTAAAAATGAAGAAGAAAAGGGTTTATTCATTAAAAAGACTATAAACTTTACTGATTACATAATCGACACCCCAAAGAGTAATGAGTTTTATGATGATCAAATTGTAAAAACAAGAGCTAATCAATTTAAAAAAAACAAAGAATATTGGGAAGATAATGTAGATAGAAGTACTGAAGTAAAAAACACACAAGGCTTAATTAAAGATCTTAAAAATAATTCAAAAATAAAAAGTATATCTGGCTTAGTCAATACGGTTTCTAGTGGTTATTTAAACCTTTTTAGTAATATTCAACTAGGCTCACTATGGACAACTTTTGGCAATAACGATATAGAAGGATACAGGGTACGAGTGGGTTTTAGAAACTTTAAAACCAAAGAGGATCGCTTTAGAACAAACAGTTTTATCGCCTTAGGTTTTAATGATAAAAAACTAAAATTTGGTATAGAAAGTAAGTATTTACTAATCGGAGACCCTAGAATTGTTGTTGGTGCATCATATATGGATGAGTACGAGCAAATGAGTTTGAAACCTTTGCAAATCAACGATCTTTTAACGGATAACTATGGAAATGTTGCTCTTTTTTCTAGAGGAGAAAATTTTTCATTAACACATACTAAAAGAGCCTCTGCCAATGTAGATGTAGCTATTACAAAAAATTTACATGTTGGTATTTCTGGTGTTCACCAGCGGGCAAGTGATATTGAACCCGAAAAATTTAATATTGGATACTTAGATGAAAAAACAGAAAGAATATTAAACAACGCTACAGATTTTTCTACCAATTTTACATTAGTATACACCCCTAATAGAAACGTTTACGGCTATGGTGTTGAGCAACGTTTTGGAGAAAACATATTCTCTACAACTATAATTAAGTTCAGTAAAGGTATAAAGGGTGTAAGCGAAAGTCAGTTCGATTACGATAAAATACAATTTTCACACAACCAACCTATTGTACTTGGTAAGTTTGGTATTTTAAATGCTTCAATAGAAGCCGGAAAAACATTTGGGACTGTACCTTTAACTTCATTAACTCCTGTTTTAGCCAACCAATCATATTCTACCGTAGTTAACACCTTTTCTTTATTAGATTATTATGATTTTGTGACAGACACCTATGTTACTGGCCATTTTGAGCATCATTTTAATGGATTTATTTTCAATAGAATACCATTAATGAAAAAACTAAAATTAAGATCATTAGGCTTTTTAAGAGCTACATACGGTACTATATCAGATAAAAATAAATCCATCAATAGGTCTTCAATAATCTATAATACACCCAATAAAGTATATTTAGAATATGGCTTTGGAATCGAAAATATTGGATATGGAAATTTAAGGCCTTTCCGATTAGATTTTATCTGGAGAAATGATTTCAACGATGTAAATGGTGTTCGAAATCCTAAATTTGGCGTAAGAATTGGTATTCAACCTGGTTTTTAA
- a CDS encoding GntR family transcriptional regulator, which yields MNNSLAFDIQHDSDIPKYQQLVNTVNEAVAKNTLSVNDTLPSVNSICKELNLSRDTVFKAYAILKENGVVKSVPNKGYYIASKTRKVLLVLDTFKAYKEVLYHSFINDMDDDIITDVQFHHYNIENFKTIINNSIGKYYKYVVMGFDHKLVPKTLSKIDNENLLLIDWNIHANKDNNYVFQDFGESFYSVLKEAEHLFKKYSEIHFLYPTYTSHPQEAVLFFEKFCNDFGFKYEVKTSAKDFLVESGVAYISVSDRILGIFLEQCREMNLEPGVDVGFLSYNDTPMKKFIYKGISVITTNFKELGAVAAKFINQETPVQCYIPTEIIERDSL from the coding sequence ATGAATAATAGTTTAGCATTTGATATACAGCACGATAGTGATATTCCGAAATATCAGCAACTAGTTAATACTGTAAATGAAGCAGTAGCTAAAAATACTTTATCTGTTAACGATACTTTACCTTCTGTAAATAGTATATGTAAAGAGTTAAATTTATCTAGAGATACTGTTTTTAAAGCATATGCCATCCTTAAAGAAAATGGAGTTGTAAAATCAGTGCCTAATAAAGGGTATTATATTGCAAGTAAAACCAGAAAAGTGCTTTTGGTTTTAGATACATTTAAGGCTTATAAAGAGGTTTTATATCATTCCTTTATTAATGATATGGATGATGATATTATTACAGATGTACAATTTCATCATTATAATATCGAAAATTTTAAAACAATTATTAATAATAGTATAGGTAAGTATTATAAGTATGTAGTAATGGGTTTTGACCATAAATTGGTACCCAAAACACTTTCAAAAATTGATAATGAAAATTTATTATTGATTGATTGGAATATACATGCTAACAAAGATAATAATTATGTTTTTCAAGACTTTGGAGAATCCTTTTATAGTGTACTTAAAGAAGCCGAACATTTATTTAAAAAATACTCAGAAATTCATTTTTTATACCCTACCTATACAAGTCACCCACAAGAAGCTGTATTATTTTTTGAAAAGTTTTGTAATGATTTTGGTTTTAAATACGAGGTTAAAACAAGTGCTAAAGATTTTTTAGTAGAAAGTGGTGTTGCTTATATAAGTGTTAGTGATCGAATTTTGGGAATTTTTTTAGAGCAATGCAGGGAAATGAATTTAGAACCAGGAGTTGATGTTGGTTTTTTATCATATAACGATACACCTATGAAGAAATTTATTTACAAAGGTATTTCGGTAATAACAACAAATTTTAAGGAATTAGGAGCCGTGGCGGCAAAATTTATAAATCAAGAAACGCCAGTACAGTGTTATATTCCAACAGAAATTATAGAACGAGATTCATTATAA
- a CDS encoding FKBP-type peptidyl-prolyl cis-trans isomerase: protein MKLRNLFSFIVLAIGLASCGTDDDFVITPARSISEVIVDDEKLLQDFFATHFYNYEEFENPAEDFDYKIVFDTISGENSDKISILNSESFGFTSVNVTSDIVGAEGDESIDHKVYYIIAREGEGAQPTFADSTFVRYEGTPIEEFSQEGDVFDSATSPVWFNLTTSITGFAHGITGLKAGGEVTENVDGTFEVQDYGVGAIFMPSALAYYQGTTGINAYTPIIFKLDLFAVNEADHDSDGIPSYLEDLNGNGRLLDDNTNEDEEELVNFEIPNFSDPDDDGDGVLTIDEIKINGVIVYNADGTIKFPDTNGDGIPDHLDKETF from the coding sequence ATGAAACTTAGAAATTTATTTTCTTTTATAGTACTGGCTATAGGTCTTGCTTCTTGTGGTACAGATGATGACTTTGTAATTACACCAGCTAGAAGCATTAGTGAAGTAATTGTTGATGATGAAAAATTATTACAAGATTTTTTTGCTACTCATTTTTATAACTATGAAGAGTTTGAGAACCCAGCAGAAGATTTTGATTACAAAATAGTTTTTGATACTATTAGCGGAGAAAATAGCGATAAAATATCAATATTAAATTCTGAAAGTTTTGGTTTTACATCAGTAAATGTTACATCAGATATTGTCGGAGCTGAGGGTGATGAATCTATAGATCATAAAGTATATTATATAATAGCTAGAGAAGGAGAAGGAGCACAACCTACTTTTGCTGATTCTACTTTTGTTAGATATGAGGGTACTCCAATTGAAGAATTTTCACAAGAAGGAGATGTGTTTGATTCAGCAACTTCGCCTGTTTGGTTTAACCTAACAACTAGTATAACAGGTTTTGCACATGGTATAACTGGCTTAAAAGCTGGTGGAGAAGTTACTGAAAACGTTGATGGTACTTTTGAAGTTCAAGATTATGGAGTAGGGGCGATTTTTATGCCATCTGCTTTAGCATACTACCAAGGTACTACTGGCATAAATGCTTATACACCAATTATTTTTAAATTAGATTTGTTTGCTGTAAATGAAGCTGACCATGATAGTGACGGTATACCTTCTTATTTAGAAGATTTAAATGGTAATGGACGCTTGTTAGATGATAATACAAATGAAGATGAAGAGGAGTTAGTTAACTTCGAGATTCCTAATTTTTCAGATCCTGACGATGATGGTGATGGCGTTTTAACAATAGATGAAATAAAAATAAACGGAGTAATTGTCTATAATGCAGATGGTACAATTAAATTTCCTGATACAAATGGAGATGGTATTCCTGATCATTTAGATAAGGAGACATTTTAA
- a CDS encoding phosphoribosyltransferase family protein, whose translation MQNKILSHEQIQHKIKRIAYQIYEANVDENEIIIAGIEGGGLNFAKKIEKVLKEITQANITICKVSMDKTNPLLKAIKTSVKKEDYTNKSVVLIDDVLNSGTTLIYGVHHFLQVPLKQLKTAVLVNRNHKKYPVKADYKGISLSTSIQERVIVEFKAKNDAVYLA comes from the coding sequence ATGCAGAACAAAATTTTATCACACGAGCAAATACAACATAAAATTAAACGTATAGCATATCAAATATACGAGGCTAATGTAGATGAAAATGAAATCATAATTGCAGGTATTGAAGGTGGTGGTCTCAATTTTGCTAAAAAAATTGAAAAAGTACTTAAAGAAATTACTCAAGCAAATATTACCATCTGTAAAGTGAGTATGGATAAAACAAACCCTTTACTTAAAGCTATAAAAACATCAGTAAAAAAAGAAGACTACACCAACAAATCTGTAGTTTTAATTGACGATGTATTAAACTCTGGCACTACACTAATATATGGTGTACACCACTTTTTACAAGTGCCTTTAAAACAATTAAAGACAGCTGTACTTGTTAATCGAAACCATAAAAAATACCCTGTCAAAGCCGATTACAAAGGCATATCATTATCCACATCTATTCAAGAGCGTGTAATTGTCGAATTTAAGGCTAAAAACGATGCTGTTTATTTAGCTTAA
- the xylA gene encoding xylose isomerase, with amino-acid sequence MAVIGNKEYFKGIGEIKFEGKESDNPLAYKYYNPEQVVAGKTMREHFKFAISYWHTFCGQGGDPFGPGTQSFEWDKASDPIQAAKDKADAAFEFFSKIGFDYFCFHDYDLIQEGPTFSESEKRLSIIVDYIKEKKAESGIKLLWGTANCFSNPRYMNGAATNPDFNVLARAGAQVKLALDATIALNGENYVFWGGREGYMSLLNTDMGRELDHMGQFLTVARDYARSQGFKGNFFIEPKPMEPMKHQYDFDSATAIGFLKEYGLEKDFKMNIEVNHATLAQHTFQHEIETAAKAGMLGSLDANRGDYQNGWDTDQFPNNIQETTEAMLVFLKAGGLQGGGVNFDAKIRRNSTDLEDVFLAHIGGADTFARALLTADKIITSSSYDNLRKERYSSFDAGKGKDFEGGKLDLQDLYKIAQENGELKLQSGKQELFENIINQYI; translated from the coding sequence ATGGCAGTTATAGGAAACAAAGAATACTTTAAAGGTATCGGCGAAATTAAGTTTGAAGGAAAAGAGTCTGATAATCCTTTAGCTTATAAATATTATAATCCAGAACAAGTTGTTGCAGGTAAAACAATGCGAGAGCATTTTAAATTTGCAATTTCATATTGGCATACATTCTGTGGGCAAGGTGGAGATCCTTTTGGGCCAGGGACACAAAGTTTTGAATGGGATAAGGCTTCAGACCCAATTCAGGCAGCAAAGGATAAAGCAGATGCTGCTTTTGAATTTTTTAGCAAAATAGGTTTTGATTATTTCTGTTTTCATGATTATGATTTAATTCAAGAAGGACCAACTTTTTCAGAATCAGAGAAGAGACTTTCTATTATCGTTGATTATATTAAAGAAAAGAAAGCGGAGTCAGGTATTAAATTATTATGGGGTACAGCTAACTGTTTTTCTAATCCACGTTACATGAACGGAGCAGCTACAAATCCAGATTTTAATGTGCTAGCAAGAGCAGGAGCGCAGGTGAAATTAGCATTAGACGCTACAATTGCTTTAAATGGTGAAAATTATGTGTTTTGGGGAGGTAGAGAAGGTTATATGTCTTTATTAAATACAGACATGGGTAGAGAGCTAGATCATATGGGGCAGTTTTTAACTGTAGCTAGAGATTATGCTCGTTCTCAAGGTTTTAAAGGTAACTTTTTTATTGAACCAAAACCTATGGAGCCAATGAAACATCAGTATGATTTTGACTCGGCTACTGCAATCGGATTCTTAAAAGAATATGGTTTAGAGAAAGATTTTAAAATGAATATAGAAGTTAACCATGCAACATTGGCACAGCATACTTTTCAGCATGAGATTGAAACAGCTGCTAAAGCAGGCATGTTAGGTAGTTTAGATGCTAATAGAGGTGATTACCAAAACGGATGGGATACAGACCAGTTCCCGAATAACATACAAGAAACAACAGAAGCAATGTTGGTATTTTTAAAAGCTGGTGGCTTACAAGGTGGAGGGGTTAATTTTGATGCTAAAATCAGAAGAAATTCAACAGATTTAGAAGATGTATTTTTAGCACATATTGGTGGTGCAGATACATTTGCTAGAGCTTTATTAACAGCAGATAAAATAATAACTTCATCATCTTATGATAATTTAAGAAAAGAGCGTTATTCTTCTTTTGATGCCGGAAAAGGTAAAGATTTTGAAGGAGGTAAATTAGATTTGCAAGACTTGTATAAAATTGCTCAAGAAAACGGAGAGTTAAAATTACAAAGCGGTAAGCAAGAATTGTTTGAGAATATCATCAATCAATATATCTAG
- a CDS encoding outer membrane beta-barrel protein has translation MKKTIVTAVFALISCIAFAQTDAGFGIKGGLNYGANGDYFDSAENAYNDPEGNVGYHLGVFAKFGDKIYFRPELVYTKTKSDYENNSLDMSKLDVPLLVGFNVIGPLSVFAGPSLQYILDTDYDGVTLGDVKNDFTVGLNIGAGVNLGKLGIDLRYERGFSENEVSIINANGGTNLIGDRIDTRPDQLILSLSLKI, from the coding sequence ATGAAAAAAACAATTGTAACAGCAGTATTCGCTTTAATTAGCTGTATTGCATTTGCCCAAACAGATGCTGGTTTTGGTATTAAAGGAGGTTTAAATTATGGCGCAAACGGTGATTATTTTGACTCCGCTGAAAATGCTTATAATGACCCTGAAGGTAACGTTGGATACCATCTTGGTGTTTTTGCTAAATTTGGTGATAAAATATACTTTAGACCTGAATTAGTATACACCAAAACAAAATCTGATTATGAAAATAATAGTTTGGACATGTCTAAATTAGATGTACCACTATTAGTAGGTTTTAATGTTATTGGCCCTTTAAGCGTATTTGCAGGACCATCATTACAGTACATTTTAGATACAGATTATGACGGTGTAACATTAGGTGATGTTAAAAATGATTTTACTGTAGGCCTTAACATTGGCGCAGGTGTTAATCTTGGAAAGTTAGGTATTGATTTGCGTTATGAACGAGGTTTCTCTGAAAACGAAGTAAGTATTATTAATGCTAACGGAGGAACTAATTTAATTGGCGATCGAATAGATACGAGACCTGATCAATTAATTTTAAGTTTATCATTAAAGATATAA
- a CDS encoding shikimate kinase: MKIVLVGYMGSGKSTIGKLLSKKLKINFIDLDEYIESELKSSVSDIFKERGELFFRKKEHEYVKKIMEEKKSFILSTGGGTPCYSNNLGVISDKTDNVFYLKVSISGLISRLTLEKDSRPLIKNIKEDDLPEFIGKHLFERNNFYLQAKNVITCDDKSAEEIVIEVESKLS; this comes from the coding sequence ATGAAAATAGTTTTAGTAGGGTACATGGGGAGTGGAAAAAGCACGATAGGAAAATTGCTTTCTAAGAAATTGAAAATCAATTTCATAGACTTAGATGAGTACATTGAGTCAGAGTTAAAAAGTAGTGTTTCAGACATTTTTAAAGAGCGAGGAGAGCTGTTTTTTAGGAAAAAAGAGCATGAATACGTGAAAAAAATAATGGAAGAAAAAAAATCATTTATTTTATCGACAGGAGGAGGAACACCATGTTATTCGAATAATTTAGGTGTAATTTCTGACAAAACTGACAATGTTTTTTATTTAAAAGTTTCTATTTCGGGCTTAATTTCTAGACTTACTTTAGAAAAAGATTCAAGACCTTTAATAAAAAATATAAAAGAAGATGATTTACCTGAGTTTATAGGTAAGCATTTATTTGAAAGAAATAATTTTTACCTGCAGGCAAAAAACGTAATTACCTGCGATGATAAAAGTGCTGAAGAAATTGTAATTGAAGTAGAAAGTAAATTAAGCTAA